The following proteins are co-located in the Gorilla gorilla gorilla isolate KB3781 chromosome 7, NHGRI_mGorGor1-v2.1_pri, whole genome shotgun sequence genome:
- the RECQL4 gene encoding ATP-dependent DNA helicase Q4 isoform X20 translates to MERLRDVREQLQAWERAFRRQRGRRPSQDDVEAAPEETRALYREYRTLKRTTGQTGGGPRSSESLPAAAEEAPEPRCWGPHLNRAATKSPQPTPGRSCQGSVPDYGQRLKANLKGTLQAGPALGRRPWPLGRSSSKTSTPKPPGTGPVPSFAEKVSDEPPQLPEPQPRPGRLQHLQASLSQRLGSLDPGWLQRCHSEVPDFLGAPKTCRPDLGSEESQLLIPGESAVLGPGAGSQGPEASALQEVSIRAGSPQPSSSGGKKRRRNEEPWGSPAQVQQESSQAGPPSEGAGAVALEEDLPGEPVQAQPPQPCSSPSNPRLARHDRGNYVRLNMKQKHYVRGRALRGRLLRKQAWKQKWRKKGKCFGGGGATVTTKESCFLNEQFDRWAAQCPRPASEEDTDPVGPEPLVPSPQPVPEVPSLDPTVLPLYSLGPSGQLAETPAEVFQALEQLGHQAFRPGQERAVMRILSGISTLLVLPTGAGKSLCYQLPALLYTRRSPCLTLVVSPLLSLMDDQVSGLPPCLKAACIHSGMTRKQRESVLQKIRAAQVHVLMLTPEALVGAGGLPPAAQLPPVAFACIDEAHCLSQWSHNFRPCYLRVCKVLRERMGVHCFLGLTATATRRTASDVAQHLAVAEGPDLHGPAPVPANLHLSVSMDRDTDQALLTLLQGKRFRNLDSIIIYCNRREDTERIAALLRTCLHAARVPGSGGHAPKTTAEAYHAGMCIRERRRVQRAFMQGQLRVVVATVAFGMGLDRPDVRAVLHLGLPPSFESYVQAVGRAGRDGQPAHCHLFLQPQGEDLRELRRHVHADSTDFLAVKRLVQRVFPACTCTCTRPPSEQEGAVGGERPVPKYPPQEAEQLGHQAAPGPRRVCMGHERALPIQLTVQALDMPEEAIETLLCYLELHPHHWLELLATTYTHCRLNCPGGPAQLQALAHRCPPLAVCLAQRLPEDPGQGSSSVEFDMVKLVDSMGWELASVRRALCQLQWDHEPRTGVRRGTGVLVEFSELAFHLRSPGDLTAEEKDQICDFLYGRVQARERQALARLRRTFQAFHSVAFPSCRPCLEQQDEERSTKLKDLLGRYFEEEEEQGQEPGGMEDAQGPEPGQARLQDWEDQVRCDIRQFLSLRPEEKFSGRAVARIFHGIGSPCYPAQVYGQDRRFWRKYLHLSFHALVGLATEELLRVAR, encoded by the exons ATGGAGCGGCTGCGGGACGTGCGGGAGCAGTTGCAGGCGTGGGAGCGCGCGTTCCGACGGCAGCGCGGGCGGCGACCGAGCCAG GACGACGTGGAGGCGGCGCCGGAGGAGACCCGCG CGCTCTACCGGGAGTACCGCACTCTGAAGCGTACCACGGGCCAGACCGGCGGCGGGCCCCGCAGCTCCGAGTCGCTCCCCGCGGCGGCCGAAGAG GCGCCAGAGCCCCGCTGCTGGGGGCCCCATCTGAATCGGGCTGCGACCAAGAGTCCACAGCCTACGCCAGGGCGGAGCTGCCAGGGCTCGGTGCCGGACTACGGGCAGCGGCTCAAGGCCAATCTCAAAGGCACCCTGCAG GCCGGACCAGCCCTGGGCCGCAGACCCTGGCCTCTAGGAAGATCCTCATCCAAGACGTCCACCCCAAAGCCCCCAGGTACAGGGCCTGTTCCTTCCTTTGCAGAAAAAGTCAGTGATGAGCCTCCACAGCTCCCTGAGCCCCAGCCAAGGCCAGGCCGGCTCCAGCATCTGCAGGCATCCCTGAGCCAGCGGCTGGGCTCCCTAGATCCTGGCTGGTTACAGCGATGTCACAGTGAGGTCCCAGATTTTCTGGGGGCCCCCAAAACCTGCAGGCCTGATCTAGGCTCAGAGGAATCACAACTTCTGATCCCTGGTGAGTCGGCTGTGCTTGGTCCTGGTGCTGGCTCCCAGGGCCCAGAGGCTTCAGCCCTCCAAGAAGTCAGCATCCGTGCAGGGAGCCCCCAGCCCAGCAGCAGTGGAGGCAAGAAGCGGAGACGGAATGAGGAGCCCTGGGGGAGCCCCGCACAGGTCCAGCAGGAGAGCAGCCAAGCTGGACCCCCATCAGAGGGGGCTGGGGCTGTAGCACTTGAGGAAGACCTTCCAGGGGAACCTGTACAGGCACAGCCACCTCAGCCCTGCAGCAGCCCATCGAACCCCAG GCTGGCCCGCCATGACAGGGGCAATTACGTACGGCTCAACATGAAGCAGAAACACTACGTGCGGGGCCGGGCACTCCGTGGCAGGCTCCTCCGCAAGCAG GCATGGAAGCAGAAGTGGCGGAAGAAAGGGAAGTGTTTTGGGGGGGGTGGTGCCACAGTCACAACCAAGGAGTCTTGTTTCCTGAACGAGCAGTTCGATCGCTGGGCAGCCCAGTGTCCCCGGCCAG caAGTGAGGAAGACACAGACCCTGTTGGGCCTGAGCCACTGGTTCCTTCACCACAACCTGTACCTGAGGTGCCCAGCCTGGACCCCACCGTGCTGCCACTCTACTCCCTGGGGCCCTCAGGGCAGCTGGCAG AGACGCCGGCTGAGGTGTTCCAGGCCCTGGAGCAGCTGGGGCACCAAGCCTTTCGCCCTGGGCAGGAGCGTGCAGTCATGCGGATCCTGTCTG GCATCTCCACGCTGCTGGTGCTGCCTACAGGTGCCGGCAAGTCCCTGTGCTACCAGCTCCCGGCGCTGCTCTACACCCGGCGCAGCCCCTGCCTCACGTTGGTCGTCTCTCCCCTGCTGTCACTCATGGATGACCAG GTGTctggcctgccaccatgtctCAAGGCGGCCTGTATACACTCAGGCATGACCAGGAAGCAACGGGAATCTGTCCTGCAGAAG ATTCGGGCAGCCCAGGTACATGTGCTGATGCTGACACCTGAGGCGCTGGTGGGGGCGGGAGGCCTCCCTCCAGCCGCACAGCTGCCTCCAGTTGCTTTTGCCTGCATTGATGAGGCCCACTGCCTCTCCCAGTGGTCCCACAACTTCCGGCCCTGCTACCTGCGCGTCTGCAAG GTGCTTCGGGAGCGCATGGGCGTGCACTGCTTCCTGGGCCTCACAGCCACAGCCACACGCCGCACTGCCAGTGACGTGGCACAGCACCTGGCTGTGGCTGAAGGGCCTGACCTCCATGGGCCAGCCCCAGTTCCCGCCAACCTGCACCTTTCCGTGTCCATGGACAGGGACACAGACCAG GCACTGTTGACGCTGCTGCAAGGCAAACGTTTTCGAAACCTGGATTCCATTATCATTTACTGCAACCGGCGCGAGGACACAGAGCGGATCGCTGCGCTTCTCCGAACCTGCCTGCACGCAGCCCGGGTCCCAGGGTCTGGAG GTCATGCCCCCAAAACCACGGCTGAGGCCTACCACGCGGGCATGTGCATCCGGGAACGGCGGCGGGTACAGCGAGCCTTCATGCAGGGCCAGTTGCGGGTGGTGGTGGCCACGGTGGCCTTTGGGATGGGGCTGGACCGGCCAGATGTGCGGGCTGTGCTGCATCTGGGGCTGCCCCCAAGCTTCGAGAGCTACGTGCAGGCCGTGGGCCGGGCCGGGCGTGACGGGCAGCCTGCCCACTGCCACCTCTTCCTGCAGCCCCAG GGCGAAGACCTGCGAGAGCTGCGCAGACACGTGCACGCCGACAGCACGGACTTCCTGGCTGTGAAGAGGCTGGTACAGCGCGTGTTCCCAGCCTGCACCTGCACCTGCACCAGGCCACCCTCGGAGCAGGAAGGGGCCGTGGGTGGGGAGAGGCCTGTGCCCAAGTACCCCCCTCAAGAGGCTGAGCAGCTTGGCCACCAAGCAGCCCCAGGACCCAGAAGGGTCTGCATGGGCCATGAGCGGGCACTCCCAATACAGCTTACCGTACAGGCTTTGGACATGCCGGAGGAGG CCATTGAGACTTTGCTGTGCTACCTGGAGCTGCACCCACACCACTGGCTGGAGCTGCTGGCGACCACCTATACCCATTGCCGTCTGAACTGCCCTGGGGGCCCTGCCCAGCTCCAGGCCCTGGCCCACAG GTGTCCCCCTTTGGCTGTGTGCTTGGCCCAGCGGCTGCCTGAGGACCCAGGGCAAGGCAGCAGCTCCGTGGAGTTTGACATGGTCAAGCTGGTGGACTCCATGGGCTGGGAGCTGGCCTCTGTGCGGCGGGCTCTCTGCCAGCTGCAGTGGGACCACGAGCCCAGGACAG GTGTGCGGCGTGGGACAGGGGTGCTTGTGGAGTTCAGTGAGCTGGCCTTCCACCTTCGCAGCCCGGGGGACCTGACCGCTGAGGAAAAGGACCAGATCTGTGACTTCCTCTATGGCCGTGTGCAGGCCCGGGAGCGCCAGGCCCTGGCCCGTCTGCGCAGAACCTTCCAGGCCTTTCACAG CGTAGCCTTCCCCAGCTGCAGGCCCTGCCTGGAGCAGCAGGATGAGGAGCGCAGCACCAAGCTCAAGGACCTGCTCGGCCGCTActttgaggaagaggaagagcaaGGGCAGGAGCCGGGAGGCATGGAGGATGCACAGGGCCCCGAGCCAGGGCAGGCCAGA CTCCAGGATTGGGAGGACCAGGTCCGCTGCGACATCCGCCAGTTCCTGTCCCTGAGGCCAGAGGAGAAGTTCTCCGGCAGGGCTGTGGCCCGCATCTTCCACGGCATCG GAAGCCCCTGCTACCCGGCCCAGGTGTATGGGCAGGACCGACGCTTCTGGAGAAAATACCTGCACCTGAGCTTCCATGCCCTGGTGGGCCTGGCCACGGAAGAGCTCCTGCGGGTGGCCCGCTGA
- the RECQL4 gene encoding ATP-dependent DNA helicase Q4 isoform X9 — MERLRDVREQLQAWERAFRRQRGRRPSQDDVEAAPEETRALYREYRTLKRTTGQTGGGPRSSESLPAAAEEAPEPRCWGPHLNRAATKSPQPTPGRSCQGSVPDYGQRLKANLKGTLQAGPALGRRPWPLGRSSSKTSTPKPPGTGPVPSFAEKVSDEPPQLPEPQPRPGRLQHLQASLSQRLGSLDPGWLQRCHSEVPDFLGAPKTCRPDLGSEESQLLIPGESAVLGPGAGSQGPEASALQEVSIRAGSPQPSSSGGKKRRRNEEPWGSPAQVQQESSQAGPPSEGAGAVALEEDLPGEPVQAQPPQPCSSPSNPRYYGLSPSSQARAGKAEGTAHLHIFPRLARHDRGNYVRLNMKQKHYVRGRALRGRLLRKQVRQRRARTGIPFPSPQPSCISRPVTLLCGHPPGMEAEVAEEREVFWGGWCHSHNQGVLFPERAVRSLGSPVSPASEEDTDPVGPEPLVPSPQPVPEVPSLDPTVLPLYSLGPSGQLAETPAEVFQALEQLGHQAFRPGQERAVMRILSGISTLLVLPTGAGKSLCYQLPALLYTRRSPCLTLVVSPLLSLMDDQVSGLPPCLKAACIHSGMTRKQRESVLQKIRAAQVHVLMLTPEALVGAGGLPPAAQLPPVAFACIDEAHCLSQWSHNFRPCYLRVCKVLRERMGVHCFLGLTATATRRTASDVAQHLAVAEGPDLHGPAPVPANLHLSVSMDRDTDQALLTLLQGKRFRNLDSIIIYCNRREDTERIAALLRTCLHAARVPGSGGAAWTELVSPWTHLGHTWSYPTDHLPVFPKGHAPKTTAEAYHAGMCIRERRRVQRAFMQGQLRVVVATVAFGMGLDRPDVRAVLHLGLPPSFESYVQAVGRAGRDGQPAHCHLFLQPQGEDLRELRRHVHADSTDFLAVKRLVQRVFPACTCTCTRPPSEQEGAVGGERPVPKYPPQEAEQLGHQAAPGPRRVCMGHERALPIQLTVQALDMPEEGEEPGVSHRGVEGLSPRPLSPALPPAIETLLCYLELHPHHWLELLATTYTHCRLNCPGGPAQLQALAHRCPPLAVCLAQRLPEDPGQGSSSVEFDMVKLVDSMGWELASVRRALCQLQWDHEPRTGVRRGTGVLVEFSELAFHLRSPGDLTAEEKDQICDFLYGRVQARERQALARLRRTFQAFHSVAFPSCRPCLEQQDEERSTKLKDLLGRYFEEEEEQGQEPGGMEDAQGPEPGQARLQDWEDQVRCDIRQFLSLRPEEKFSGRAVARIFHGIGSPCYPAQVYGQDRRFWRKYLHLSFHALVGLATEELLRVAR, encoded by the exons ATGGAGCGGCTGCGGGACGTGCGGGAGCAGTTGCAGGCGTGGGAGCGCGCGTTCCGACGGCAGCGCGGGCGGCGACCGAGCCAG GACGACGTGGAGGCGGCGCCGGAGGAGACCCGCG CGCTCTACCGGGAGTACCGCACTCTGAAGCGTACCACGGGCCAGACCGGCGGCGGGCCCCGCAGCTCCGAGTCGCTCCCCGCGGCGGCCGAAGAG GCGCCAGAGCCCCGCTGCTGGGGGCCCCATCTGAATCGGGCTGCGACCAAGAGTCCACAGCCTACGCCAGGGCGGAGCTGCCAGGGCTCGGTGCCGGACTACGGGCAGCGGCTCAAGGCCAATCTCAAAGGCACCCTGCAG GCCGGACCAGCCCTGGGCCGCAGACCCTGGCCTCTAGGAAGATCCTCATCCAAGACGTCCACCCCAAAGCCCCCAGGTACAGGGCCTGTTCCTTCCTTTGCAGAAAAAGTCAGTGATGAGCCTCCACAGCTCCCTGAGCCCCAGCCAAGGCCAGGCCGGCTCCAGCATCTGCAGGCATCCCTGAGCCAGCGGCTGGGCTCCCTAGATCCTGGCTGGTTACAGCGATGTCACAGTGAGGTCCCAGATTTTCTGGGGGCCCCCAAAACCTGCAGGCCTGATCTAGGCTCAGAGGAATCACAACTTCTGATCCCTGGTGAGTCGGCTGTGCTTGGTCCTGGTGCTGGCTCCCAGGGCCCAGAGGCTTCAGCCCTCCAAGAAGTCAGCATCCGTGCAGGGAGCCCCCAGCCCAGCAGCAGTGGAGGCAAGAAGCGGAGACGGAATGAGGAGCCCTGGGGGAGCCCCGCACAGGTCCAGCAGGAGAGCAGCCAAGCTGGACCCCCATCAGAGGGGGCTGGGGCTGTAGCACTTGAGGAAGACCTTCCAGGGGAACCTGTACAGGCACAGCCACCTCAGCCCTGCAGCAGCCCATCGAACCCCAGGTACTACGGACTCAGCCCCTCCAGTCAAGCTAGGGCTGGGAAGGCTGAGGGCACAGCCCACCTGCACATCTTCCCTAGGCTGGCCCGCCATGACAGGGGCAATTACGTACGGCTCAACATGAAGCAGAAACACTACGTGCGGGGCCGGGCACTCCGTGGCAGGCTCCTCCGCAAGCAGGTAAGACAGCGACGGGCCAGGACAGgcattccctttccctcccctcagcCCTCCTGTATTTCCCGCCCAGTGACCCTCCTATGTGGGCACCCCCCAGGCATGGAAGCAGAAGTGGCGGAAGAAAGGGAAGTGTTTTGGGGGGGGTGGTGCCACAGTCACAACCAAGGAGTCTTGTTTCCTGAACGAGCAGTTCGATCGCTGGGCAGCCCAGTGTCCCCGGCCAG TGAGGAAGACACAGACCCTGTTGGGCCTGAGCCACTGGTTCCTTCACCACAACCTGTACCTGAGGTGCCCAGCCTGGACCCCACCGTGCTGCCACTCTACTCCCTGGGGCCCTCAGGGCAGCTGGCAG AGACGCCGGCTGAGGTGTTCCAGGCCCTGGAGCAGCTGGGGCACCAAGCCTTTCGCCCTGGGCAGGAGCGTGCAGTCATGCGGATCCTGTCTG GCATCTCCACGCTGCTGGTGCTGCCTACAGGTGCCGGCAAGTCCCTGTGCTACCAGCTCCCGGCGCTGCTCTACACCCGGCGCAGCCCCTGCCTCACGTTGGTCGTCTCTCCCCTGCTGTCACTCATGGATGACCAG GTGTctggcctgccaccatgtctCAAGGCGGCCTGTATACACTCAGGCATGACCAGGAAGCAACGGGAATCTGTCCTGCAGAAG ATTCGGGCAGCCCAGGTACATGTGCTGATGCTGACACCTGAGGCGCTGGTGGGGGCGGGAGGCCTCCCTCCAGCCGCACAGCTGCCTCCAGTTGCTTTTGCCTGCATTGATGAGGCCCACTGCCTCTCCCAGTGGTCCCACAACTTCCGGCCCTGCTACCTGCGCGTCTGCAAG GTGCTTCGGGAGCGCATGGGCGTGCACTGCTTCCTGGGCCTCACAGCCACAGCCACACGCCGCACTGCCAGTGACGTGGCACAGCACCTGGCTGTGGCTGAAGGGCCTGACCTCCATGGGCCAGCCCCAGTTCCCGCCAACCTGCACCTTTCCGTGTCCATGGACAGGGACACAGACCAG GCACTGTTGACGCTGCTGCAAGGCAAACGTTTTCGAAACCTGGATTCCATTATCATTTACTGCAACCGGCGCGAGGACACAGAGCGGATCGCTGCGCTTCTCCGAACCTGCCTGCACGCAGCCCGGGTCCCAGGGTCTGGAGGTGCGGCATGGACAGAGCTGGTGTCCCCATGGACCCACCTTGGGCACACATGGTCCTATCCCACTGACCATCTGCCTGTCTTCCCCAAAGGTCATGCCCCCAAAACCACGGCTGAGGCCTACCACGCGGGCATGTGCATCCGGGAACGGCGGCGGGTACAGCGAGCCTTCATGCAGGGCCAGTTGCGGGTGGTGGTGGCCACGGTGGCCTTTGGGATGGGGCTGGACCGGCCAGATGTGCGGGCTGTGCTGCATCTGGGGCTGCCCCCAAGCTTCGAGAGCTACGTGCAGGCCGTGGGCCGGGCCGGGCGTGACGGGCAGCCTGCCCACTGCCACCTCTTCCTGCAGCCCCAG GGCGAAGACCTGCGAGAGCTGCGCAGACACGTGCACGCCGACAGCACGGACTTCCTGGCTGTGAAGAGGCTGGTACAGCGCGTGTTCCCAGCCTGCACCTGCACCTGCACCAGGCCACCCTCGGAGCAGGAAGGGGCCGTGGGTGGGGAGAGGCCTGTGCCCAAGTACCCCCCTCAAGAGGCTGAGCAGCTTGGCCACCAAGCAGCCCCAGGACCCAGAAGGGTCTGCATGGGCCATGAGCGGGCACTCCCAATACAGCTTACCGTACAGGCTTTGGACATGCCGGAGGAGGGTGAGGAACCTGGGGTAAGCCACAGGGGTGTGGAGGGGCTGTCCCCGCGTCCCCTGAGCCCTGCTCTGCCCCCAGCCATTGAGACTTTGCTGTGCTACCTGGAGCTGCACCCACACCACTGGCTGGAGCTGCTGGCGACCACCTATACCCATTGCCGTCTGAACTGCCCTGGGGGCCCTGCCCAGCTCCAGGCCCTGGCCCACAG GTGTCCCCCTTTGGCTGTGTGCTTGGCCCAGCGGCTGCCTGAGGACCCAGGGCAAGGCAGCAGCTCCGTGGAGTTTGACATGGTCAAGCTGGTGGACTCCATGGGCTGGGAGCTGGCCTCTGTGCGGCGGGCTCTCTGCCAGCTGCAGTGGGACCACGAGCCCAGGACAG GTGTGCGGCGTGGGACAGGGGTGCTTGTGGAGTTCAGTGAGCTGGCCTTCCACCTTCGCAGCCCGGGGGACCTGACCGCTGAGGAAAAGGACCAGATCTGTGACTTCCTCTATGGCCGTGTGCAGGCCCGGGAGCGCCAGGCCCTGGCCCGTCTGCGCAGAACCTTCCAGGCCTTTCACAG CGTAGCCTTCCCCAGCTGCAGGCCCTGCCTGGAGCAGCAGGATGAGGAGCGCAGCACCAAGCTCAAGGACCTGCTCGGCCGCTActttgaggaagaggaagagcaaGGGCAGGAGCCGGGAGGCATGGAGGATGCACAGGGCCCCGAGCCAGGGCAGGCCAGA CTCCAGGATTGGGAGGACCAGGTCCGCTGCGACATCCGCCAGTTCCTGTCCCTGAGGCCAGAGGAGAAGTTCTCCGGCAGGGCTGTGGCCCGCATCTTCCACGGCATCG GAAGCCCCTGCTACCCGGCCCAGGTGTATGGGCAGGACCGACGCTTCTGGAGAAAATACCTGCACCTGAGCTTCCATGCCCTGGTGGGCCTGGCCACGGAAGAGCTCCTGCGGGTGGCCCGCTGA